TTGTAAAGCAAATCCGAGCCGATTGTGTGGCCGTCTACATTTGGAAATAAGCGCAAGCTCGTCTTCGTCCAAAACGTAGTATCGTGTGAGTAAATCTGGAACGCTTGGTAAGGCTTCGAAAACGGCTCTTTGAGAAGAGGAAAGGACTGTTCTACGAGGCATTTGAACCCACTTGTATCTTTTCTTGAATCAATGACGTATTGTTAACATAGTTTGTGATACGGAATAAGGTACAGAATATCGTACCCACCTGAACTATATTGGACATGTAACTCAAACGAGGGTTTGTGAACAGCCTATGAAAATTGGTTACGCACGAGTGTCAAAAGCTGATGGCTCACAAAATTTAGATCTCCAACGAGATGCTTTGCTGAAGGCAGGAGTTCCTGCTAAGCGCATTTATGAAGACATGGCTTCCGGCAAGAAAGGCAAACGTCCAGGTTTGGACGCTTGCCTAAAAGCTCTACGCCAAGGAGACATTCTGTTGATTTGGAAGCTTGATCGCCTAGGGCGAGATCTCAAGCACCTTGTATGCGTGGTGCAAGAACTTGCTGAGAAGGATATTGGCTTTAAAGTCCTCACAGGGCGTGGGGCAGATATCGACACAACCTCTGCAA
The Desulfovibrio oxyclinae DSM 11498 DNA segment above includes these coding regions:
- a CDS encoding recombinase family protein — encoded protein: MKIGYARVSKADGSQNLDLQRDALLKAGVPAKRIYEDMASGKKGKRPGLDACLKALRQGDILLIWKLDRLGRDLKHLVCVVQELAEKDIGFKVLTGRGADIDTTSASGKLIFGIFAALAEFERELIRERTMAGLEAARARGRKGGRRFALNKTQVQMAQAAMKNKTTSVRNLCKELGVTRVTLYRYVSPSGALRGHGIQVLNPHAPHA